The proteins below come from a single Fusobacterium nucleatum genomic window:
- a CDS encoding cytochrome c biogenesis CcdA family protein has product MFTQEIAYSTAYLAGVASFFSPCIFPIIPVYISILSNGEKKSLSKTLAFVLGLSVTYIVLGFGAGVIGDLFLNNNVRIIGGIIVVILGLFQMEILKLKFLEKTKIMNYEGENQSIFSTFLLGLTFSLGWTPCVGPILASILILASSSGDTTNSVMLMFIYLLGMATPFVIFSLASKALFKKMSFIKKYLPAIKKVGGFLIIIMGLLLIFNKLNIFLTV; this is encoded by the coding sequence ATGTTTACACAGGAAATTGCTTATAGCACAGCATATTTAGCAGGAGTAGCTTCTTTTTTTTCTCCCTGTATATTTCCAATTATTCCAGTTTATATTTCAATTTTAAGTAATGGTGAGAAAAAATCTCTTAGTAAAACCTTGGCTTTTGTTTTGGGACTTTCTGTTACTTATATTGTTTTAGGCTTTGGTGCAGGAGTAATAGGAGATTTATTTCTTAATAATAATGTAAGAATTATTGGGGGAATTATTGTTGTAATTTTAGGACTTTTTCAAATGGAAATTTTAAAATTAAAATTTTTAGAAAAAACTAAAATTATGAATTATGAGGGAGAAAATCAAAGTATTTTTTCAACATTTCTTTTAGGATTAACTTTTAGTTTAGGGTGGACTCCTTGTGTTGGACCAATATTAGCTTCAATACTTATTTTAGCTAGTTCATCAGGAGATACTACAAACAGTGTAATGTTAATGTTTATATACTTATTGGGAATGGCTACACCATTTGTAATTTTTTCATTAGCTTCAAAAGCATTATTTAAAAAGATGTCTTTTATAAAAAAATACTTACCTGCTATTAAAAAAGTTGGTGGATTCTTAATTATAATAATGGGACTTCTTTTAATTTTCAATAAACTTAATATATTCTTAACTGTTTAA
- a CDS encoding DNA alkylation repair protein gives MEIENLTFKTEKEYKEFLDYLFSIRDIEYRDFNTKIIIPVDSEIIGIRTPILRDIGKKIAKTSSENFLNFFEKLFTKKKVKYHEEKVLYGFIIGYSKIDFQKRLKRIDFFINIIDNWAVCDIVDSSFKFINKNKEDFYIYLTSKLSATNPWEQRFIFVMLLAYYVEEKYLKDIFKICEKIKSDEYYVKMAKAWLLSVCYVKYKNETYKFLEKSKLDDWTVNKSIQKVRESLRVTKEEKEKILVLKRK, from the coding sequence ATGGAAATTGAAAATTTAACTTTTAAGACTGAAAAAGAATACAAAGAATTTTTGGACTATCTTTTTTCAATAAGAGATATTGAATATAGAGATTTTAATACTAAAATTATTATTCCTGTAGATAGTGAAATAATTGGAATAAGAACTCCAATTTTAAGAGATATAGGAAAAAAGATTGCTAAGACTTCTTCTGAAAATTTTTTAAATTTTTTTGAAAAATTATTTACTAAAAAGAAAGTTAAATATCATGAAGAAAAAGTTCTATATGGTTTTATAATTGGCTATTCAAAGATAGATTTTCAAAAAAGATTAAAAAGAATAGATTTCTTTATAAATATTATTGATAATTGGGCAGTATGTGATATAGTTGATTCAAGTTTTAAATTTATCAATAAAAATAAAGAAGATTTTTATATTTATTTGACTTCTAAGTTATCTGCAACAAATCCTTGGGAACAAAGATTTATTTTTGTAATGTTATTAGCCTATTATGTTGAAGAAAAATATTTAAAAGATATTTTTAAAATCTGTGAAAAAATAAAATCTGATGAATATTATGTAAAGATGGCTAAAGCTTGGTTATTGTCAGTTTGTTATGTAAAATATAAAAATGAAACTTATAAATTCTTAGAGAAATCTAAACTAGATGATTGGACAGTTAATAAGTCCATACAGAAAGTTAGAGAATCTTTAAGAGTTACAAAAGAAGAAAAAGAAAAGATATTAGTTCTAAAAAGAAAATAA
- a CDS encoding SpoIID/LytB domain-containing protein — MKKKIFLIILSLFIFISCTNKPTKKIKTIKPNGDYKTGSISIERGKKEKIALENTAFKKLGLPLPYNTFGAPIPYLVPVNDNYKEKFKVFEEYNENRALKYFKDLSVRGHGDNSPYWRWKTRIKKSDLYSKAANRLVAIYRNNPRNVLTLVNGEWRQVPIKSIGSVQDIIVAARGESGIITHMLIITNNGKYLVAKEFNVRKLLATNNALYGSKGEEGAYNTKPIMPNVTSLPSAYLALEEDGGYINIYGGGFGHGVGMSQFAAGTLAKNGESYKNILKRYYTDIKLSTVESVLGKDKEIKVGITTNGSLEHGRLTIFSSENKVQIYNDDFDITVRENERVDVRNSSGTTTITLENGKTFKTKKTLNFYAKGEYITLSPVRKGHTSSPKYRGIITIIPRDSSLRVINTLDIEKYLLQVVPSEMPKSFGVEALKVQAVAARTYAVSDILKGKYAQDGFHIKDTVESQVYNNQVENEEATRAIEETADEIMTYDGMPIDAKYFSTSSGFTSHASNVW; from the coding sequence ATGAAAAAGAAAATATTTTTAATTATTTTATCATTATTTATATTTATTTCTTGTACAAATAAACCTACTAAAAAAATAAAAACAATAAAACCTAATGGAGATTATAAAACTGGAAGCATATCTATTGAAAGAGGAAAAAAAGAGAAAATTGCACTAGAAAATACTGCTTTTAAAAAATTAGGACTACCTTTACCTTATAATACTTTTGGAGCACCAATTCCATATTTAGTCCCAGTTAATGATAATTATAAAGAAAAATTTAAAGTATTTGAGGAATATAATGAAAATAGAGCACTAAAATATTTTAAAGATTTAAGTGTAAGAGGACATGGAGATAATTCACCATATTGGAGATGGAAAACAAGAATTAAAAAATCTGATTTATATAGCAAAGCTGCAAATAGATTAGTAGCCATTTATAGAAATAATCCTAGAAATGTTTTAACACTTGTAAATGGTGAATGGCGACAAGTTCCCATAAAAAGTATTGGATCTGTTCAAGATATTATTGTTGCTGCAAGAGGAGAATCTGGAATAATAACTCATATGCTTATTATAACAAATAATGGAAAGTATCTAGTTGCCAAAGAATTTAATGTAAGAAAACTTTTAGCAACTAACAATGCTCTTTATGGTTCAAAAGGAGAAGAGGGAGCGTATAATACTAAACCTATTATGCCAAATGTGACATCTTTACCCTCAGCATATTTAGCTCTTGAAGAAGATGGTGGATATATTAATATCTATGGTGGTGGATTTGGACATGGAGTTGGAATGTCTCAATTTGCAGCAGGGACTCTTGCTAAAAATGGAGAAAGCTATAAAAATATTTTAAAAAGATACTATACAGATATAAAACTTTCAACTGTTGAATCTGTTTTAGGAAAAGATAAAGAAATCAAAGTGGGAATCACAACTAATGGAAGCCTAGAACATGGTAGACTTACAATTTTTTCATCAGAAAATAAAGTTCAAATATATAATGATGATTTTGATATAACAGTTAGAGAAAATGAAAGAGTGGATGTAAGAAATTCTTCTGGTACAACTACTATAACTCTTGAAAATGGAAAAACATTTAAAACAAAAAAAACTCTTAATTTTTATGCAAAAGGAGAATACATTACACTAAGTCCTGTAAGAAAAGGGCATACATCTTCTCCAAAATATAGAGGAATTATCACTATTATACCAAGAGATTCAAGTTTAAGAGTAATAAATACATTGGATATTGAAAAATATTTATTACAAGTTGTTCCAAGTGAAATGCCAAAAAGTTTTGGAGTTGAAGCATTAAAAGTACAGGCTGTTGCAGCTAGAACCTATGCAGTTAGCGATATTTTAAAAGGTAAGTATGCACAAGATGGTTTCCATATAAAAGATACTGTTGAAAGCCAAGTGTATAATAATCAAGTTGAAAATGAAGAGGCTACTCGTGCAATAGAAGAAACTGCTGATGAAATTATGACTTATGATGGTATGCCAATAGATGCAAAATATTTCTCAACATCTTCTGGATTTACAAGCCATGCTTCTAATGTATGGTAA
- the kdsB gene encoding 3-deoxy-manno-octulosonate cytidylyltransferase, whose amino-acid sequence MKFLGIIPARYSSTRLEGKPLKMIEGHTMIEWVYKRAKKSNLDILIVATDDERIYNEVINFGGQAIMTSKNHTNGTSRIAEVCEKMTDFDTIINIQGDEPLIEYEMINSLIETFKENKDLKMATLKYKLMDKEEVKNPNNVKVVCDKNDYAIYFSRSVIPYPRKNENISYFKHIGIYGYKRDFVIEYSKMSATPLEETESLEQLRVLENGYKIKVLETTHSSIGVDTQENLEQVITFIKENNIKI is encoded by the coding sequence ATGAAATTTTTAGGAATAATTCCTGCTAGGTATTCTTCAACTAGACTTGAAGGTAAACCTTTAAAAATGATTGAAGGACATACTATGATAGAGTGGGTATATAAAAGAGCAAAAAAATCAAATCTTGATATTTTAATTGTTGCAACAGATGATGAAAGAATTTATAATGAAGTTATAAATTTTGGTGGTCAAGCAATAATGACAAGTAAAAATCATACTAATGGTACTTCAAGAATTGCAGAAGTTTGTGAGAAGATGACAGATTTTGACACCATTATAAATATTCAAGGTGATGAACCTTTAATAGAGTATGAAATGATAAACTCTTTAATAGAAACATTTAAAGAAAATAAAGATTTAAAAATGGCAACACTAAAATATAAATTAATGGATAAGGAAGAAGTTAAAAATCCAAATAATGTAAAAGTTGTCTGTGATAAAAATGACTATGCAATTTATTTTTCAAGATCAGTAATTCCATATCCAAGAAAAAATGAAAATATATCATATTTTAAACATATTGGTATTTATGGATATAAAAGAGATTTTGTAATTGAATATTCTAAAATGTCAGCAACACCTCTTGAAGAAACTGAATCATTAGAACAACTTAGAGTTCTAGAAAATGGATATAAAATAAAAGTTTTAGAAACAACTCATAGCTCAATTGGAGTTGACACACAAGAAAATTTGGAACAGGTTATTACTTTTATTAAAGAAAATAATATTAAAATATAA
- a CDS encoding histidine phosphatase family protein, with protein sequence MEIYFVRHGQTIWNVEKRFQGLSDSPLTELGITQAKLLGKKLKDIKFDKFYSTSLKRANDTANYIKGNREQEVEIFDDFVEISMGDMEGIQQEEFKKLYPEQVKNFFFNQLEYNPSSFKGESFIEVRERVAKGLEKFIKLNKGYERVLVVSHGATLKTLLHYISGKDISTLSDESIPKNTSYTIVKYENGKFEIIDFSNISHLEGKL encoded by the coding sequence ATGGAAATTTATTTTGTAAGACATGGGCAAACGATTTGGAATGTTGAAAAAAGATTTCAAGGACTTTCTGACTCACCACTTACTGAATTAGGAATTACACAAGCAAAATTATTAGGTAAAAAATTAAAAGATATAAAATTTGATAAATTTTATTCAACCTCTTTAAAAAGAGCAAATGATACCGCTAATTATATAAAAGGTAATAGAGAACAGGAAGTAGAAATATTTGATGATTTTGTTGAAATTTCAATGGGAGATATGGAAGGGATACAACAAGAAGAATTTAAAAAACTTTATCCAGAACAAGTTAAAAATTTCTTTTTTAATCAGCTTGAATATAATCCAAGCTCTTTTAAAGGAGAAAGTTTTATTGAAGTTAGAGAAAGGGTTGCTAAAGGTTTAGAAAAATTTATAAAATTAAATAAAGGTTATGAAAGAGTTTTAGTTGTTAGTCATGGAGCTACATTAAAAACTTTGTTACATTATATAAGTGGAAAAGATATTTCAACTTTAAGTGATGAATCTATACCTAAAAATACAAGCTATACTATTGTAAAATATGAAAATGGAAAATTTGAGATTATAGATTTTTCTAACATAAGTCATTTGGAGGGGAAATTATGA
- the trmL gene encoding tRNA (uridine(34)/cytosine(34)/5-carboxymethylaminomethyluridine(34)-2'-O)-methyltransferase TrmL, producing MNIVLYQPEIPYNTGNIGRSCVLTNTKLHLIKPLGFSLDEKQVKRAGMDYWHLVDLKVWESFEEFLEANKGIRLFYATTKTKQKYCDVKYEKNDYIMFGPESRGIPEDILNKNPERCITIPMIPMGRSLNLSNSAVVILYEAYRQLGFNF from the coding sequence ATGAATATAGTTTTATATCAACCAGAAATTCCATATAATACTGGGAATATAGGAAGAAGTTGTGTACTTACAAACACAAAATTACATTTAATAAAGCCATTAGGCTTTTCTCTGGATGAAAAACAAGTTAAAAGAGCAGGAATGGATTATTGGCATTTAGTAGATTTAAAAGTTTGGGAATCCTTTGAAGAATTTTTAGAAGCAAATAAGGGGATAAGACTTTTTTATGCAACAACAAAAACTAAACAGAAATATTGTGATGTAAAATATGAAAAAAATGATTATATAATGTTTGGTCCTGAATCAAGAGGAATACCAGAAGATATTTTAAATAAAAATCCTGAAAGATGTATAACAATTCCAATGATACCAATGGGGAGATCTTTAAATCTTTCTAATTCAGCTGTTGTAATTTTGTATGAAGCATATAGACAATTAGGTTTTAATTTTTAG
- a CDS encoding low specificity L-threonine aldolase, giving the protein MISFKNDYSEGACPEVLEALIKTNYEQTVGYGEDEYCKEARNLIKENINYPNANIYFLVGGTQTNTTVISHSLKPYEAVIACKTGHISIHETGAIEATGHKIIEVDGIDGKLTPNLILNELRKHEDHHMVKPKMVYISNTTEIGTVYTKNELESISKVCKENNLYLYLDGARLASALASEKCDINLEDYPKYCDVFYIGGTKCGLLFGEAVVIINDEIKKEFNFSVKQKGGLFAKGRLLGVQFATLFKDDLYYKIGVHSNKMALKIKNAFAEKGIKLATDSYTNQVFVDLGQEQINKLEKDVIFSVEFFGIGESQSSRFVTSWATKEEDVDKLVELIKNL; this is encoded by the coding sequence ATGATAAGTTTTAAAAATGATTATAGTGAAGGAGCTTGTCCAGAAGTATTGGAAGCATTGATAAAAACAAATTATGAACAAACAGTAGGTTATGGAGAAGATGAGTATTGTAAAGAAGCTAGAAATTTAATTAAAGAAAACATTAATTATCCTAATGCAAATATTTATTTTTTAGTAGGTGGAACACAAACAAATACAACTGTTATTTCCCATTCTCTAAAGCCTTATGAAGCTGTTATTGCTTGTAAAACAGGGCATATCTCTATACATGAAACAGGGGCTATTGAGGCAACAGGGCATAAAATAATTGAAGTAGATGGTATTGATGGAAAATTAACTCCTAATTTAATTTTAAATGAATTAAGAAAACATGAAGATCATCATATGGTAAAACCTAAAATGGTATACATTTCAAATACTACTGAAATAGGAACTGTCTACACTAAAAATGAATTAGAAAGCATCAGTAAAGTTTGTAAAGAAAATAATCTGTATTTATATTTAGATGGAGCAAGACTTGCTTCAGCACTTGCCTCTGAAAAATGTGATATAAATTTAGAAGATTATCCTAAATATTGTGATGTTTTCTATATAGGTGGGACAAAATGTGGTTTATTATTTGGTGAAGCAGTTGTGATTATAAATGATGAAATAAAAAAAGAATTTAATTTTTCTGTGAAACAGAAAGGTGGATTATTTGCAAAGGGAAGATTATTAGGAGTACAGTTTGCAACTTTATTTAAAGATGATTTATATTATAAAATAGGTGTTCATTCAAATAAGATGGCTCTAAAAATAAAAAATGCTTTTGCAGAAAAAGGAATTAAGTTGGCAACAGATTCTTATACTAATCAAGTTTTTGTAGATTTAGGTCAAGAACAAATAAATAAATTAGAAAAAGATGTTATTTTTTCGGTAGAATTTTTTGGAATAGGAGAAAGTCAATCATCAAGATTTGTAACTTCTTGGGCAACTAAGGAAGAAGATGTTGATAAACTTGTGGAATTGATAAAAAATCTTTAA
- the tsaA gene encoding tRNA (N6-threonylcarbamoyladenosine(37)-N6)-methyltransferase TrmO: MILKKIGIIHSVYESKDNVPSQGKYSDEKSVIEIFPEYIAALDGVEFLKSIIVLYWGDRADRNVLKSTPPFATLEKGVFSTRSPNRPNPIAICVCKILSIEGNKITVMGLDALNNSPVLDIKVFIPRVDTDKDYKESSKITK, translated from the coding sequence ATGATTTTAAAAAAAATAGGCATTATACATAGTGTATATGAAAGTAAGGATAATGTTCCAAGTCAAGGAAAATATTCTGATGAAAAATCTGTAATTGAAATTTTTCCAGAATATATAGCTGCTTTAGATGGAGTTGAGTTTTTAAAAAGTATAATAGTTTTATATTGGGGAGATAGAGCTGATCGAAATGTATTAAAATCTACTCCTCCGTTTGCTACTTTAGAAAAAGGAGTATTTTCAACTCGCTCACCTAATAGACCTAACCCAATAGCTATATGTGTTTGTAAAATACTTTCAATTGAAGGAAATAAAATAACTGTCATGGGCTTAGATGCTCTTAACAATAGTCCTGTATTAGATATAAAAGTTTTTATACCAAGGGTTGATACAGATAAAGACTATAAAGAAAGTTCTAAAATTACTAAATAA
- a CDS encoding ABC transporter substrate-binding protein — MKNLKRLFFILNFILAFIFSQTLYGENKNLVTGSKTGTAVGYHGKITVLTELKDGKFTNISIKSHTETKDVGDIAISKIPNEILKKQSLDVDSVAGATVTSKAIVEAVANALEKMGVDPIKYAYKPDITKTDNLNAKLDLKKLPKKKDIKETVIITDAKGRKVEIGLPISTYAISTMDVIDYIIPLKGKEAFNMLVGSGQDGGHGLNKYAKLYTPVVGNYMEHTAQISEHASPFDLEMLLAVKPDVLIVNSAMAAHKYALEIEDQLAEAGIKIILIDVPGKDSEKSVQQAMRILGDVFQEKAKANEVINFIDKQYSIMNSKNLKNRKDKPTVYYEKSGYSEVFGPTATSKSGWGIIINIAGGKNIADELLADKPVSKGGGNTIDPEYVLKSNPDFIILSGVNDGWLDSSKEKKKCQFDIVNRNGWKDLKAIKNRNLYEFAHSTSRSIYGFYPALKMATIFYPKEFKGINPEAVLDEFFDKFMLLDSSISTWMYNLEDCDKAEMNKNKK; from the coding sequence ATGAAAAATTTAAAAAGATTATTTTTTATTTTAAATTTTATTTTAGCTTTTATTTTTTCTCAAACATTATATGGAGAAAATAAAAATTTAGTTACAGGAAGTAAAACAGGAACAGCAGTAGGTTATCATGGAAAAATAACTGTACTAACAGAACTGAAAGATGGTAAGTTTACAAATATTTCTATTAAAAGTCACACTGAAACAAAAGATGTTGGAGATATTGCAATTTCAAAAATTCCAAATGAAATTTTAAAAAAACAATCATTAGATGTAGATAGTGTTGCAGGAGCTACTGTTACAAGTAAAGCAATTGTAGAGGCTGTTGCAAATGCTTTGGAAAAAATGGGAGTAGATCCTATAAAATATGCTTATAAACCTGATATAACTAAAACTGATAATTTAAATGCTAAATTAGATTTAAAAAAATTACCTAAAAAGAAAGATATTAAAGAAACTGTCATTATCACAGATGCAAAAGGAAGAAAAGTAGAAATTGGACTGCCTATTTCTACTTATGCAATAAGTACAATGGATGTAATTGATTATATTATTCCATTAAAAGGAAAAGAAGCATTTAATATGTTAGTTGGTTCTGGACAAGACGGAGGACATGGTTTAAACAAATATGCAAAATTATATACACCTGTTGTTGGAAATTATATGGAACACACTGCTCAAATATCTGAACATGCATCTCCATTTGATCTTGAAATGTTGTTAGCAGTTAAACCAGATGTTTTAATCGTAAATTCAGCAATGGCTGCTCATAAATATGCTCTTGAAATAGAAGATCAATTAGCTGAAGCAGGAATAAAAATTATTTTAATAGATGTTCCAGGGAAAGATTCAGAAAAATCTGTACAACAGGCAATGAGAATTTTAGGAGATGTTTTCCAAGAAAAAGCAAAAGCAAATGAAGTAATAAATTTTATTGATAAACAATATTCAATAATGAATTCGAAAAATTTAAAAAATAGAAAAGATAAACCGACAGTTTATTATGAAAAATCTGGATATTCAGAAGTATTTGGACCAACAGCAACAAGTAAATCTGGTTGGGGAATTATAATAAATATAGCAGGAGGGAAAAATATAGCTGATGAACTTTTAGCTGATAAGCCTGTTTCTAAGGGTGGAGGAAATACTATAGATCCTGAATATGTATTAAAAAGCAATCCAGATTTTATAATTTTAAGTGGAGTTAATGATGGTTGGCTTGATAGTTCTAAAGAAAAGAAAAAATGTCAATTTGATATTGTGAATAGAAATGGTTGGAAAGATTTAAAAGCTATTAAAAATAGAAATCTATACGAATTTGCACACTCTACAAGTAGATCAATATATGGTTTTTATCCAGCATTAAAAATGGCTACAATTTTTTATCCAAAAGAATTTAAAGGAATAAATCCTGAAGCTGTTTTAGATGAATTTTTTGATAAATTTATGTTATTAGATAGCAGTATCAGTACTTGGATGTATAATTTAGAAGATTGTGATAAGGCTGAGATGAATAAAAATAAAAAATAA
- a CDS encoding FecCD family ABC transporter permease: MEVKKNIDISNNKIIYKSLIKKRILIINIIIILLLLLFLLNISVGSTSISIKEILKAIFINEGEGNNILIIRKIRLPMSLMAIVVGFSLGIGGCEIQTILKNPIASPYTLGITSAASFGAALALVLNSSVFNLPDTLAVTGNSFFFTFLISTMIYLFSSQREIGKTAIILFGIALNFLFTSFTMILEYVADEDKLQNLIFWNFGSLLKTTWTKLLIVLIILIVCIIFLYKNSWKLTAMTLGDAKAESIGVNPYKLRKQIILIISLLSAVAVSFVGTIGFVGLIAPHIARLIVGEDQRFFMPLSALLGGFILSLSFLISKLVISGVILPIGLVTSVIGIPFFISMIFGKRRSI, encoded by the coding sequence ATGGAAGTAAAAAAAAACATAGATATATCAAATAATAAAATTATATATAAAAGTTTAATTAAAAAAAGAATATTAATTATTAATATAATAATTATTTTACTTTTGCTTTTATTTCTATTAAATATATCTGTAGGTTCAACTTCTATAAGTATTAAAGAAATTTTAAAAGCAATTTTTATCAATGAAGGTGAAGGAAATAATATACTAATTATTAGAAAAATTAGATTGCCTATGTCATTAATGGCAATAGTGGTTGGATTTTCTTTAGGAATAGGTGGTTGTGAAATACAGACAATTTTAAAAAATCCAATAGCAAGTCCCTATACTTTGGGAATAACATCAGCTGCTTCTTTTGGAGCAGCTTTAGCTTTAGTTTTAAATAGTAGTGTGTTTAACCTGCCAGATACATTGGCTGTGACAGGAAATTCTTTTTTCTTTACATTTTTAATATCTACAATGATATATTTATTTTCAAGTCAGAGAGAAATAGGAAAAACTGCAATAATACTGTTTGGAATAGCATTAAACTTTCTTTTTACCTCATTTACAATGATTTTGGAATATGTTGCTGATGAAGATAAATTACAAAATCTTATTTTTTGGAATTTTGGAAGTTTATTAAAAACAACTTGGACAAAACTTTTAATAGTCTTGATTATTTTAATAGTATGTATAATATTTTTATATAAAAATTCTTGGAAATTAACTGCTATGACTTTGGGAGATGCTAAAGCAGAAAGTATAGGAGTAAATCCATATAAGTTAAGAAAACAAATTATTTTAATAATTTCTCTTCTTTCTGCTGTTGCAGTTAGTTTTGTTGGAACAATAGGTTTTGTAGGCTTAATAGCACCTCATATAGCAAGATTAATTGTAGGAGAAGATCAAAGATTTTTTATGCCTTTATCTGCCTTATTAGGAGGTTTTATTCTATCATTATCTTTTCTAATAAGCAAGTTAGTTATTTCTGGGGTAATTTTGCCTATTGGATTAGTTACATCAGTGATAGGAATACCATTTTTTATCAGTATGATATTTGGTAAAAGAAGGAGTATATAA
- a CDS encoding ABC transporter ATP-binding protein produces MLEIKELSFSYNKHKENIFKNLSLNFAKGFNVILGPNGAGKSTLLKAIFGLLRYQGNIYYDGVNLSKINFNKKIELISYLPQMDLNISPLTVLEMVLLGRLPELHQKISDEDIKAVTEILKALNIEDLITRTFSELSGGEKKMVFVAQTLVRNPKLILLDEPTNSLDLQKQLELCQFLQNFIKLKKVDIIVILHDINLAIRYADHIVILSNDGKLYNSGEAKKVITEKMLREVYGVSGNVILDDENKPIISVKKSIRDK; encoded by the coding sequence ATGCTTGAAATAAAAGAATTAAGTTTTTCCTATAATAAACATAAAGAAAATATTTTTAAGAATTTATCACTAAATTTTGCTAAGGGTTTTAATGTAATTTTAGGTCCAAATGGAGCAGGGAAATCAACATTACTAAAAGCAATTTTTGGTTTATTGAGATATCAGGGGAATATATATTATGATGGTGTAAATTTATCTAAAATAAATTTTAATAAAAAGATAGAATTAATTTCCTATCTTCCACAAATGGATTTAAATATTTCTCCATTGACAGTTTTAGAAATGGTTTTATTGGGTAGATTACCAGAACTTCATCAAAAAATTTCTGATGAAGATATAAAAGCAGTAACAGAAATTCTCAAAGCACTAAATATTGAAGATTTAATAACAAGAACATTTAGTGAATTAAGTGGTGGAGAGAAAAAGATGGTATTTGTAGCTCAGACATTAGTTAGAAATCCTAAACTTATTCTTTTAGATGAGCCAACAAATTCTTTAGATTTACAAAAACAGCTTGAATTATGTCAATTTCTTCAAAATTTTATAAAATTAAAAAAAGTTGATATTATTGTTATACTTCATGATATAAATTTAGCTATAAGGTATGCTGATCATATTGTTATACTGTCAAATGATGGGAAATTATATAATTCAGGAGAAGCAAAAAAAGTTATAACTGAAAAAATGTTAAGAGAAGTTTATGGTGTAAGTGGGAATGTTATTTTAGATGATGAAAATAAACCCATAATATCTGTAAAGAAATCTATAAGAGACAAATAA
- a CDS encoding HU family DNA-binding protein: protein MTKKEFAKLLFEKGVFTTRTEAEKKVDIIFSSMEKILLDGENLSIINFGKLEVVERAPRLGRNPKTGEEVKIGKRKSVKFRPGKAFLEKLN, encoded by the coding sequence ATGACAAAAAAGGAATTTGCAAAATTATTATTTGAAAAAGGAGTGTTCACTACTAGAACTGAAGCTGAAAAAAAAGTTGATATTATATTTAGCTCTATGGAAAAAATCTTATTAGATGGAGAAAATTTAAGCATTATCAATTTTGGTAAATTAGAAGTAGTTGAAAGAGCTCCAAGATTAGGAAGAAACCCTAAAACTGGTGAAGAAGTTAAAATTGGTAAAAGAAAATCAGTTAAATTTAGACCAGGAAAAGCATTTTTAGAAAAATTAAACTAA